One part of the Solanum dulcamara chromosome 3, daSolDulc1.2, whole genome shotgun sequence genome encodes these proteins:
- the LOC129882796 gene encoding ETO1-like protein 1, giving the protein MRTFFPSESCKETHLKSINPQSWLQVERGKLAKFSSESASSIDSLIKVPEPSILPFFKPVDYVQVLAKIHEELESCSPQERSNLYLLQFQVFKGLGEVKLMRRSLRSAWSKASTVYEKLVFGAWLKYEKQDEELISDLLSSCGKCAKEFGAIDIASEMPAYKKLSPHAVITTNEDSCPRTVSFRIGDEKIACDRQKIAGLSAPFHTMLNGCFTESFCEEIDLSENNISPLAMRVINEFSSTGLLNEVSPDLLLEMLVFANKFCCESLKDACDRKLASLISCRQDALELLECALEENSPVLAASCLQVFLRELPDSLKDSQVVELLSNTTRQQRSIMIGPASFSLYCLLSEVSMNLDPRSDESVHFLRTLVDSAETSQQKMVAYHQLGCVKFLRKELDEAEHLFEAAFNLGHTYSVVGLARLGQLRGHKRWAYEKLCSVISSSIPLGWMYQESSLYCEGEKRWNDLEKATELDPTLTYPYMYRAASLMRKQNAQAALSEINRILGFKLALECLELRFCFYLALEDYQLAICDIQAILTLCPDYRVFEGRVAALQLRTLLREHVENWTEADCWLQLYDRWSSVDDIGSLSVIYQMLESDAAKGVLYFRQSLLLLRLNCPDAAMRSLQLARQHASSEHESLVYEGWILYDTGHCEEGLHKAEESISIKRSFEAFFLKAYALADSSLDASCSSTVISLLEDALRCPSDRLRKGQALNNLGSVYVDCGKLDAAADCYINALKIRHTRAHQGLARVHFLRNDKVAAYDEMTKLIEKAKNNASAYEKRSEYCDRDRTKADLEMVTRLDPLRVYPYRYRAAVLMDNHKEKEAIEELSRAIAFKADLHLLHLRAAFHEHIGDVMGALRDCRAALSVDPNHQEMLELHSRVNSQEP; this is encoded by the exons ATGAGAACCTTTTTCCCTTCAGAGTCTTGTAAAGAAACACATCTGAAATCTATTAATCCTCAGTCATGGCTCCAAGTTGAAAGAGGCAAGCTTGCTAAATTTTCATCTGAATCTGCTTCTTCCAT AGACTCTTTGATCAAGGTCCCAGAACCATCAATTCTTCCATTCTTTAAACCTGTTGATTATGTTCAAGTTTTAGCAAAAATCCATGAAGAACTTGAATCATGTTCTCCACAAGAGAGGTCAAATCTCTATTTGCTACAGTTTCAGGTCTTTAAGGGCCTTGGTGAAGTTAAATTAATGAGGAGAAGCCTTCGCTCAGCTTGGTCGAAAGCAAGTACAGTTTATGAAAAACTTGTATTTGGGGCGTGGTTGAAATATGAGAAGCAAGATGAAGAGCTCATTTCTGACTTGCTTTCTAGTTGTGGTAAGTGTGCAAAGGAGTTTGGAGCAATAGACATAGCATCTGAAATGCCTGCCTATAAGAAATTAAGCCCTCATGCAGTCATCACCACAAATGAGGATTCTTGTCCAAGAACTGTTTCTTTTAGAATCGGTGATGAGAAAATAGCATGTGACAGGCAGAAAATTGCCGGTCTTTCAGCTCCATTTCATACCATGCTCAATGGTTGTTTCACAGAATCGTTTTGTGAGGAAATCGATTTGTCTGAGAACAATATTTCACCCTTGGCAATGAGGGTCATCAATGAATTCAGCTCAACCGGTTTATTGAATGAAGTGTCCCCTGATCTGCTGTTGGAAATGTTGGTATTTGCCAATAAGTTTTGTTGTGAAAGCCTCAAGGATGCTTGTGACCGAAAGCTTGCGTCTTTAATTTCATGTCGACAAGATGCTCTAGAACTCCTAGAATGTGCCCTTGAAGAGAATTCCCCTGTCCTTGCTGCGTCATGTTTGCAAGTATTTTTACGTGAACTCCCAGATTCTCTGAAAGACAGTCAGGTAGTTGAACTGTTAAGCAACACTACCAGGCAACAAAGGTCAATTATGATCGGTCCTGCCTCATTTTCACTCTATTGTTTGTTAAGTGAAGTTTCGATGAACCTTGATCCTAGATCAGATGAATCTGTTCATTTTTTGAGAACACTGGTAGACTCAGCTGAAACCAGCCAACAGAAAATGGTCGCATATCATCAGTTAGGATGTGTTAAATTTCTTAGGAAAGAGCTTGATGAAGCTGAGCATCTCTTTGAAGCTGCTTTTAATTTGGGTCACACTTATTCCGTTGTTGGTTTGGCTAGATTAGGTCAATTAAGGGGTCATAAACGCTGGGCATATGAGAAACTCTGTTCTGTTATTTCTTCCTCAATTCCTCTTGGATGGATGTACCAAGAGAGCTCGCTATATTGTGAAGGAGAAAAGAGATGGAATGATCTTGAGAAAGCAACTGAGCTTGATCCTACACTGACATACCCCTATATGTATCGAGCTGCATCCTTGATGAGGAAGCAAAATGCTCAAGCTGCTCTTTCAGAAATAAACAGAATCCTGGGATTCAAACTGGCATTGGAGTGCTTGGAACTCCGCTTTTGTTTTTATCTTGCTTTAGAGGATTACCAATTAGCAATATGTGATATACAGGCAATCCTCACACTTTGCCCAGATTATCGTGTGTTTGAAGGACGAGTTGCAGCATTGCAACTCCGTACTCTTCTGCGCGAGCATGTGGAGAATTGGACAGAAGCTGATTGTTGGCTGCAGTTGTATGATAGATGGTCTTCGGTTGATGATATTGGATCTCTTTCAGTAATATACCAGATGCTCGAGTCTGATGCAGCAAAAGGTGTTCTTTACTTCAGACAGTCCTTGCTTCTCCTCCG ATTGAATTGTCCAGATGCAGCCATGAGGAGTTTACAGTTGGCTCGCCAGCATGCATCTAGTGAACACGAAAGTCTGGTCTATGAGGGATGGATCTTATATGATACTGGCCACTGTGAAGAAGGTCTACATAAAGCAGAAGAGTCTATCAGCATCAAGAGATCTTTTGAAGCATTCTTCCTGAAAGCGTATGCTTTAGCTGACTCTAGCCTTGATGCATCTTGTTCATCAACTGTCATATCACTTCTCGAGGACGCCTTGCGATGCCCTTCAGATAGGCTTCGCAAAGGTCAG GCCCTGAACAATCTTGGCAGTGTCTATGTCGACTGCGGTAAATTGGATGCTGCAGCTGATTGCTACATTAATGCCCTTAAAATCCGGCATACCCGGGCTCACCAAGGTCTTGCTCGTGTCCATTTCTTGAGAAATGATAAGGTGGCTGCTTATGACGAGATGACCAAACTGATTGAGAAGGCCAAGAATAATGCATCTGCCTACGAGAAGAGATCAGAGTATTGTGATCGTGACCGCACAAAGGCTGACTTAGAGATGGTCACTCGTCTAGATCCTCTTAGAGTTTACCCTTACAGATATCGAGCTGCAG TTCTGATGGACAACCACAAGGAGAAGGAAGCCATTGAAGAACTGTCGAGGGCGATTGCATTTAAAGCTGATCTTCATCTTCTACACCTGCGTGCTGCATTTCACGAGCATATAGGCGATGTTATGGGTGCGTTGCGAGATTGTCGAGCTGCTCTCTCTGTTGACCCAAACCATCAAGAAATGTTGGAACTTCATAGTCGTGTGAACAGTCAAGAACCTTGA
- the LOC129882797 gene encoding protein TIFY 4B-like isoform X2 has protein sequence MPPEETVSKSPLDKPLYLLTDDDISQLTREDCRRYLKAKGMRRPSWNKSQAIQQVISLKALFETTPDSDTSPRKKRHIPRPDTSLQRVQKGTDIDAEFSESAEETVPHGRKHPNKPDLSDGKAADSVAVVDNLAPSRTTDSGNASAGQLTIFYCGKVNVYDDIPAEKAQAIMHLAASSLFVPSETPLNATRPARHSECHLQAANVKLGPDSPMVLTRTMQTGKMSEVTRLRLEESNTFYEDNSEAVEVRASREASVQRYREKRKDR, from the exons ATGCCGCCAGAGGAAACTGTTTCTAAGTCACCTCTAGACAAACCGCTCTACCTACTTACCGACGACGACATTTCTCAGCTCACTCGTGAAGATTGCCGACGTTACCTTAAAGCTAAAG GAATGAGAAGGCCGTCGTGGAATAAATCACAAGCAATTCAGCAGGTGATTTCACTGAAGGCGCTATTTGAGACGACGCCGGACTCCGACACCAGCCCGAGGAAAAAGCGTCACATTCCTCGCCCAGATACTAGTCTACAGCGA GTCCAGAAAGGAACGGATATCGATGCAGAATTTTCTGAATCGGCTGAAGAAACGGTGCCGCACGGAAGAAAGCATCCAAATAAACCTGATCTCTCCGATGGTAAAGCTGCAGATTCTGTTGCCGTTGTCGATAACTTAGCTCCTTCTAG AACCACAGATTCAGGAAATGCATCAGCAGGACAATTGACAATCTTCTATTGTGGCAAGGTGAATGTGTACGATGATATACCTGCTGAAAAG GCACAAGCAATCATGCATCTTGCTGCAAGTTCACTCTTTGTGCCTTCAGAAACTCCATTGAATGCTACCAGACCAGCTCGACATTCCGAATGCCATTTGCAAGCTGCAAATGTTAAACTGGGTCCAGATTCTCCTATGGTGCTCACGCGAACCATGCAAACAG GGAAAATGAGTGAAGTGACTCGCCTGCGTTTGGAGGAAAGCAACACCTTCTATGAAGACAATTCTG AAGCAGTGGAAGTCCGCGCAAGCAGAGAAGCATCAGTGCAAAGATATCGTGAGAAGCGGAAAGACAG GTAA
- the LOC129882797 gene encoding protein TIFY 4B-like isoform X1, translated as MPPEETVSKSPLDKPLYLLTDDDISQLTREDCRRYLKAKGMRRPSWNKSQAIQQVISLKALFETTPDSDTSPRKKRHIPRPDTSLQRVQKGTDIDAEFSESAEETVPHGRKHPNKPDLSDGKAADSVAVVDNLAPSRTTDSGNASAGQLTIFYCGKVNVYDDIPAEKAQAIMHLAASSLFVPSETPLNATRPARHSECHLQAANVKLGPDSPMVLTRTMQTGKMSEVTRLRLEESNTFYEDNSEAVEVRASREASVQRYREKRKDRFKRKMGMPSSASLEIYLNHRTGNHTPNELSSRSNTCSPPTIKLSAAPAPSGSMDNILQMDANASAFLNDKDGKE; from the exons ATGCCGCCAGAGGAAACTGTTTCTAAGTCACCTCTAGACAAACCGCTCTACCTACTTACCGACGACGACATTTCTCAGCTCACTCGTGAAGATTGCCGACGTTACCTTAAAGCTAAAG GAATGAGAAGGCCGTCGTGGAATAAATCACAAGCAATTCAGCAGGTGATTTCACTGAAGGCGCTATTTGAGACGACGCCGGACTCCGACACCAGCCCGAGGAAAAAGCGTCACATTCCTCGCCCAGATACTAGTCTACAGCGA GTCCAGAAAGGAACGGATATCGATGCAGAATTTTCTGAATCGGCTGAAGAAACGGTGCCGCACGGAAGAAAGCATCCAAATAAACCTGATCTCTCCGATGGTAAAGCTGCAGATTCTGTTGCCGTTGTCGATAACTTAGCTCCTTCTAG AACCACAGATTCAGGAAATGCATCAGCAGGACAATTGACAATCTTCTATTGTGGCAAGGTGAATGTGTACGATGATATACCTGCTGAAAAG GCACAAGCAATCATGCATCTTGCTGCAAGTTCACTCTTTGTGCCTTCAGAAACTCCATTGAATGCTACCAGACCAGCTCGACATTCCGAATGCCATTTGCAAGCTGCAAATGTTAAACTGGGTCCAGATTCTCCTATGGTGCTCACGCGAACCATGCAAACAG GGAAAATGAGTGAAGTGACTCGCCTGCGTTTGGAGGAAAGCAACACCTTCTATGAAGACAATTCTG AAGCAGTGGAAGTCCGCGCAAGCAGAGAAGCATCAGTGCAAAGATATCGTGAGAAGCGGAAAGACAG GTTCAAGAGAAAGATGGGAATGCCATCGTCTGCTAGCTTGGAGATCTATTTGAACCATCGAACCGGAAATCATACCCCAAATGAGCTCTCGAGTAGGAGCAACACTTGTTCCCCGCCCACAATTAAATTATCTGCTGCACCTGCTCCAAGTGGTTCAATGGATAACATTCTCCAAATGGATGCCAATGCTTCTGCTTTTCTCAACGACAAAG ATGGTAAAGAGTGA